DNA sequence from the Armigeres subalbatus isolate Guangzhou_Male chromosome 1, GZ_Asu_2, whole genome shotgun sequence genome:
TCAGAAGAAATGTGACTCATTTGGGAGTTTGCAACGGCATTCGTCGACTGAACATTATAAACTCGCGTATGTTTTTTGTTGCGGTTTAAGATTCAATAAGAAGCCACGACTCATCGATCACGTTCTTTTTCATTTAGATCCGACCAGCTTTCAGTGTAAGATTTGTCACAGGAATTTACCCCACACTGAGTCCCTCAAGCGCCACATGGATAGTAACCACGCACCGGAAGAAACAAAAACGCTCAAATGTAGCATTTGCCCTAAAATGTTTACGCATcagaaatttctaagaattcaCGAGCGCTATCACAATCGCAAGTGGTCGTGTGACATTTGCGACAAGAAATTCATCTGCGAAGCTCTCCTAAAGCAGCATCACAAGTCCATCCATACAAAGGAGCTGAATTACGTCTGCCATGTCTGTGCCAGAACTTTCAGCATCTACACTTCGTATCGGTCACATCTTGAAACCCACAGCGAAACGCCAAAGAAGAAACCGCAGAAACCTCGAGTGCAGTGTTCGGTTTGCAACGCCTGGACGGGCAAGCTGTCCCAGCATATGCGGCTACACTCGGGAACCCAAACGTGTGAGATTTGCGGCACGGAATGTAAAAATGCAATCACCTATCGGTACCATATGAAGAACCACGAGACGGGTGACTTTATGTGCTCGGTGTGTGACAAAGGCTTCAAGAAAGAAATCACACTGAAGGTAGGTAGACTCATTTTGCAAACAACCACATTGTTGTAGACATCAAATACAATTAGGACCACTTTCAGGAACATATGGCATCGCACACAGGAGTCACTCTGTACAGTTGCGACTTTTGCGATCGAACGTTCAACTCGAATGCCAACAAGGCTTCGCATCGTAAGAAGATGCATCCGCAGCAGTGGCTCGAGGACAAGCTGAGGAAAAAGGCGGCCAAGCTGGCACTGTCTGGAACAACCGTTCAATCGTAGGGTGgcaaaaaaattatcaaatgcGTGGGACGTATggataacaaaattttaaagattttctttgGCGATTGATGTTATGAAGATTCTTTTAATTGAACACTCTTGGGCTTTCGATACGTCCCGCTGTTTTGAATGCTCAAACAGCCGAAAAATCTTTAACGGCCTTTTAGGACAACGGGAAGCATCCAAAGCTGAATAGTTTGGAACTCGAAGACAAGAATATAATATCTTTCGATTCACGGGCAAATCGGCGATTAAACTTGATCGCTGCCCTCACTGATCACTCGAAAAATTGACGGATGGATCCAAACGCCCATTTCTCGTAGTCATCACGTCCTTCCAACTTATCTTGGGATTGATGAGACTCGCTGTTTTCCACCAGAATCCATTTCCCTTCGGCATTTGGTTGTACTTCGTTTTCAATCGAAACACCGTCTTGAGGCTGTAACATTCCATCTCCCGTTCTTCTTAAATACAGGCTTGATTAATGATTAGT
Encoded proteins:
- the LOC134206714 gene encoding transcription factor grauzone-like gives rise to the protein MDSNHAPEETKTLKCSICPKMFTHQKFLRIHERYHNRKWSCDICDKKFICEALLKQHHKSIHTKELNYVCHVCARTFSIYTSYRSHLETHSETPKKKPQKPRVQCSVCNAWTGKLSQHMRLHSGTQTCEICGTECKNAITYRYHMKNHETGDFMCSVCDKGFKKEITLKEHMASHTGVTLYSCDFCDRTFNSNANKASHRKKMHPQQWLEDKLRKKAAKLALSGTTVQS